Proteins encoded together in one Labrus mixtus chromosome 18, fLabMix1.1, whole genome shotgun sequence window:
- the LOC132993599 gene encoding E3 ubiquitin-protein ligase TRIM39-like, whose amino-acid sequence METASEALCSLHNEKLQLFCLDHQRPVCLVCKESENHSSHRFKPIEEAARELWEKLWESLEPLREKLDLFKKVEEEFNITAEHIKTQRHHAEIQMKEQFKRLHRFLEEEEEARMFALKDEEEGKSRRINEKREAMSEDMKDLLEIIRAAETELESDPISLKQNLNADENKDTEDKLRAKDATEDKLKAKDATEDKLKAKDATGNMILVKDTSEDILTAKYATEEKPTSEDRTEDMLTTKHTEEDKLTAKEVTEDKLIAGDTTDDKCLTKYATVDKLTAKDAGKDKSTTNYATEDKLVAKGFEEDWVTTEKTSDDELTEEKLIAKDTTEDQQSEDELTAKCVTKEMLIAKDSTGKKLVAKDTSGDMLTEDEQIAKWILSLQKHLAVMEKIKQRLLLEDPKLGPGALIDVAKHLGNLSFNTWVKMKDLVSYTPVILDPNTSDRTLIVSEGLTSVRWEKAEQRLPENPERFGLYVSVLGSEGLDSGTHRWDVDAGDNTEWLLGVLSDSEPRKGIIQTGLWTLWFCQDVFRISYPLEALTVLPVKTRFRRIRVDLDWDGGTLSFSDLDTNTHIYTYTDTFTEKLFPYFNTWKGPPMTILPSRISVTTS is encoded by the exons ATGGAGACCGCCTCAGAGgctctctgcagtctgcacaaTGAGAAACTCCAACTCTTCTGTCTGGACCATCAGCGGCCTGTTTGTCTCGTCTGCAAAGAGTCAGaaaaccacagcagccacagatTCAAACCAATCGAAGAAGCTGCACGGGAACTCTGGGAGAAGCTTTGGGAGTCTCTGGAACCTCTGCGGGAAAAGTTGgatctttttaaaaaggttgaagaGGAGTTTAATATAACAGCAGAACACATTAAAACCCAGAGACATCACGCTGAGATTCAGATGAAGGAGCAGTTTAAGAGGCTTCACAGGtttctggaggaggaagaggaggccaggATGTTTGCACTGAAGGACGAAGAGGAGGGAAAGAGCAGGAGGATTAATGAGAAGAGGGAGGCTATGAGTGAAGACATGAAAGATCTGTTAGAAAtaatcagagctgcagaaacagagctGGAAAGTGATCCAATTTCACTCAAACAGAACCTTAAtgctgatgaaaacaaagacacagaggacaAGCTAAGAGCTAAAGATGCTACAGAAGACAAACTCAAAGCTAAAGATGCCACAGAAGACAAACTCAAAGCTAAAGATGCTACAGGCAACATGATATTGGTCAAAGACACTTCAGAGGACATACTAACAGCTAAATATGCAACAGAGGAAAAGCCAACTTCTGAAGACAGAACAGAAGACATGCTAACAaccaaacacactgaagaggacAAGCTAACAGCTAAAGAAGTTACCGAGGACAAGCTAATAGCTGGAGACACCACAGACGACAAATGTTTGACTAAATATGCAACAGTTGACAAGCTAACAGCTAAAGACGCTGGAAAGGATAAGTCAACAACCAACTACGCTACAGAGGACAAGTTAGTAGCTAAAGGCTTTGAGGAGGACTGGGTAACAACTGAAAAGACGTCAGATGACGAACTAACTGAGGAGAAGCTAATAGCTAAAGATACCACAGAGGACCAACAATCAGAAGACGAGCTAACAGCTAAATGTGTGACAAAGGAAATGCTTATAGCTAAAGACAGCACTGGGAAGAAGCTAGTAGCTAAAGACACTTCGGGTGACATGCTAACAGAGGACGAACAAATAGCTAAATGGATTTTGTCCCTACAGAAACACCTTGCTGTAATGGAGAAGATCAAACAGCGCCTCCTGCTGGAGGATCCCAAACTCGGCCCAGGTGCTCTGATAGATGTAGCCAAACACCTGGGCAACCTGAGCTTCAACACCTGGGTCAAAATGAAGGACCTGGTCTCGTACACGCCTGTGATTCTGGACCCAAACACGTCTGATCGAACGCTGATTGTATCCGAAGGTCTGACCAGCGTCAGGTGGGAAAAAGCTGAGCAGCGTTTACCTGAAAACCCAGAAAGGTTCGGTCTGTACGTGTCCGTCCTGGGCTCTGAGGGTCTGGACTCAGGGACTCACAG GTGGGACGTGGATGCCGGAGACAACACGGAGTGGTTACTGGGAGTTTTGTCGGACTCGGAGCCGAGGAAAGGGATCATTCAGACCGGACTGTGGACTCTGTGGTTCTGTCAGGATGTGTTCAGGATTTCTTATCCTCTTGAAGCCTTAACGGTTCTCCCTGTGAAGACCAGGTTCAGGAGGATCAGAGTGGATCTGGACTGGGACGGAGGGACCCTGTCTTTTTCTGATCTggatactaacacacacatttacacctacACGGACACTTTCACCGAAAAACTGTTTCCATACTTTAACACCTGGAAAGGACCGCCCATGACGATTTTACCATCGAGAATCTCTGTTACGACGAGttga